In Halanaeroarchaeum sp. HSR-CO, one DNA window encodes the following:
- a CDS encoding carbonic anhydrase, with protein sequence MADDVIRALLGGNERHVASLPEGYFSAVQTAQQPPVVSVCCSDSRVSQEGMWAVDEPGWLFTPSTIGNQVWDRYENETVVDGSVLYPMAYTDTEVAVVVGHTGCGAVTAALEAVEEGDLDAPPGVRKWVEMLVPVVEAGLDDDRVDPDRATSLVDQLVEYNVDRQVAFLRESDDVPDAVTVLGFVYDFQRVYGDDEGRTYLVNLDGETDPETIRTAIPDAFTDSVRRLLK encoded by the coding sequence ATGGCCGACGACGTCATCAGAGCACTCCTGGGCGGGAACGAGCGCCACGTCGCTTCGCTCCCCGAGGGGTACTTCTCGGCGGTCCAGACGGCACAGCAACCACCGGTCGTCTCCGTCTGCTGTTCGGACTCCCGGGTTTCCCAGGAGGGGATGTGGGCGGTCGACGAACCGGGCTGGTTGTTCACCCCGAGTACGATCGGCAATCAGGTGTGGGATCGATACGAGAATGAAACGGTCGTCGATGGCAGCGTCCTGTATCCGATGGCGTACACCGATACCGAGGTGGCCGTAGTGGTCGGACATACCGGCTGTGGAGCGGTGACGGCCGCACTCGAGGCCGTCGAGGAAGGGGACCTCGACGCGCCGCCCGGGGTAAGGAAGTGGGTCGAGATGCTCGTCCCGGTCGTCGAGGCGGGACTGGACGACGACCGCGTCGACCCGGACCGGGCGACGAGCCTCGTCGACCAACTCGTCGAGTACAACGTGGACAGACAGGTGGCCTTCCTCCGTGAGAGCGACGACGTCCCGGACGCGGTGACCGTACTTGGGTTCGTCTACGACTTCCAGCGCGTCTACGGGGACGACGAGGGGCGGACGTACCTCGTCAATCTGGACGGTGAGACGGACCCCGAAACGATCCGAACGGCGATCCCAGACGCGTTCACCGATAGCGTTCGGCGACTGCTGAAATAA
- a CDS encoding type II/IV secretion system ATPase subunit: protein MAKSDRPVSGGDGPTLLPPVDETPPAVLGEYTWAAYMREHGHEDEIEALYSAAAERDEPAGWLEGRRAEQPDVPVPEGDAWEAVAFDPTDVLGFHPDATARRLEETGSSARAVWTAFAEWIWRTPVTKDEYTWEHYKWEYFYEDDGRLPRDENGALIEFDPAEALGFEPASIEARLDDLADRAEATLELEDRRTVDVNPDIDEDDFFSSAEGETTLVNRYDLEKAVSMDRKLEFTEVERYWVNEPHAFVIIFHSAKENEEKYYLVTPYLNEIEADLVDFLSGKLRTVIRNADEAVGIATTPEERAAVLEREIEGLLDRYDLRSESTSILADVRERIESVLGDGDEPAPEPPNPLDGIAARPEPVVVEEDSETLTPYQVQKLLHVLIRDFIGYERIDGIKHDVNVEDISCDGYDQPVFVYHTEYENLITNVRHGRTQLDNFVIKLAQRSGKGISKRRPQVDATLPDGSRAQLTLGEEVSDHGTNYTIRQFNDVPFTPIDLINWNTFSLDQMAFLWLAIENNKSIIFAGGTASGKTTTLNAASLFIPSNTKIVSIEDTREVELPQRNWIASITRPSFTDDDTGNVDEFDLLETALRQRPEYIAMGEVRGEEGRTLFQVMSTGHTTVTTFHADSIGEVLKRFTTDPINVSKTMFTGVDLVCVQTQTRVQGRKVRRAKTITEVNHYDAENDEINVQDVYKWHPESDSHRQNGVPNTLDDITFDQGWSDARLDEERAKRKAVLAYLIENDLTEYAQVAATLQAFMKDPDTVLALMARGSLERSLENLREMESIGIDVQPEKEALVPRPTADEEMRRQVREVLAEAEERFLAAYETVEPSPLVSALSDVRPAEDVVVEPSTDPAEPEPVAGNGSDAEPPSQATSDDHESTTMNDSDLFADLLDDRDRLDDMLDDETNDPSSGTTSDDESTSDPRR, encoded by the coding sequence GTGGCTAAAAGCGACCGACCGGTCTCCGGCGGCGACGGACCGACGTTGCTGCCACCGGTGGACGAGACGCCGCCGGCGGTCCTGGGGGAGTACACCTGGGCCGCCTACATGCGCGAGCACGGCCACGAAGACGAAATCGAGGCGCTCTACAGCGCGGCCGCGGAACGGGACGAACCCGCGGGATGGCTCGAGGGCAGACGAGCCGAGCAGCCGGACGTGCCGGTTCCCGAGGGGGACGCGTGGGAGGCCGTCGCGTTCGATCCGACGGACGTCCTCGGATTCCACCCCGACGCGACCGCGCGTCGACTCGAGGAGACCGGCTCCAGTGCCAGGGCCGTCTGGACGGCCTTCGCGGAGTGGATCTGGCGCACGCCGGTCACCAAAGACGAGTACACCTGGGAGCACTACAAGTGGGAGTACTTCTACGAGGACGACGGCCGACTGCCGCGAGACGAGAATGGAGCGTTGATCGAGTTCGACCCCGCCGAGGCACTGGGCTTCGAGCCCGCGTCGATCGAGGCGCGACTCGACGACCTCGCAGACCGGGCCGAGGCCACGCTCGAACTCGAGGACCGGCGGACGGTCGACGTCAACCCCGACATCGACGAGGACGACTTCTTCTCCTCGGCCGAGGGCGAGACCACCCTGGTCAACCGCTACGACCTGGAGAAGGCCGTCTCGATGGACCGGAAACTCGAGTTCACGGAGGTCGAGCGCTACTGGGTGAACGAACCGCACGCCTTCGTCATCATCTTTCACTCGGCGAAGGAGAACGAGGAGAAGTACTACCTCGTCACGCCGTACCTCAACGAGATCGAAGCCGACCTCGTCGATTTTCTCTCGGGGAAACTCCGGACCGTCATCAGAAACGCAGACGAGGCGGTCGGCATCGCGACGACGCCCGAGGAGCGAGCTGCGGTGCTCGAACGGGAGATCGAGGGGTTGCTCGACCGGTACGACCTTCGGAGTGAATCCACGTCCATTCTCGCGGACGTACGCGAGCGCATCGAATCGGTTCTCGGGGACGGGGACGAACCGGCGCCGGAACCGCCGAATCCCCTCGACGGCATCGCGGCACGGCCGGAACCGGTCGTCGTCGAGGAGGACTCGGAGACGCTCACGCCGTATCAGGTACAGAAGTTGCTGCACGTCCTGATACGGGATTTCATCGGGTACGAGCGGATCGACGGCATCAAACACGACGTGAACGTCGAGGACATCTCCTGTGACGGCTACGACCAGCCGGTGTTCGTCTACCACACCGAGTACGAGAACCTCATCACCAACGTCCGCCACGGGCGAACGCAACTCGACAACTTCGTCATCAAACTCGCCCAGCGCTCCGGGAAGGGGATCAGCAAGCGGCGACCCCAGGTCGACGCCACCCTGCCCGACGGCTCGCGAGCCCAGTTGACCCTCGGCGAGGAGGTCTCGGACCACGGGACGAACTACACCATCCGGCAGTTCAACGACGTCCCCTTCACGCCCATCGACCTGATCAACTGGAACACGTTCTCGCTCGACCAGATGGCGTTCCTCTGGCTGGCCATCGAGAACAACAAGAGCATCATCTTCGCGGGCGGGACCGCCTCGGGGAAGACCACGACGCTGAACGCCGCCTCGCTGTTCATCCCGTCGAACACCAAGATCGTCTCCATCGAGGACACGCGGGAGGTGGAGCTGCCCCAGCGCAACTGGATCGCCTCGATTACTCGCCCCTCGTTTACGGACGACGACACCGGTAACGTCGACGAGTTCGACCTGCTGGAGACCGCGCTCCGCCAGCGCCCCGAGTACATCGCCATGGGCGAGGTCCGGGGCGAGGAGGGGCGGACGCTCTTCCAGGTCATGTCGACCGGCCACACCACGGTGACGACGTTCCACGCGGACTCCATCGGCGAGGTCCTCAAGCGGTTCACGACCGACCCGATCAACGTCTCGAAGACCATGTTCACCGGCGTGGACCTGGTCTGTGTGCAGACTCAGACCCGGGTACAGGGCCGGAAGGTCCGCCGGGCGAAGACCATCACCGAGGTGAACCACTACGACGCCGAGAACGACGAGATCAACGTCCAGGACGTCTACAAGTGGCATCCCGAGTCCGACAGCCACCGACAGAACGGCGTTCCGAACACCCTCGACGACATCACCTTCGACCAGGGGTGGAGCGACGCGCGACTCGACGAGGAACGGGCCAAGCGGAAGGCGGTCCTCGCGTACTTGATCGAGAACGACCTCACGGAGTACGCACAGGTCGCCGCCACCCTGCAGGCCTTCATGAAGGACCCGGACACGGTCCTGGCGCTAATGGCACGCGGATCGCTCGAGCGGAGCCTCGAGAACCTGCGCGAGATGGAGAGCATCGGCATCGACGTCCAGCCGGAGAAGGAGGCCCTGGTGCCTCGACCCACCGCCGACGAGGAGATGCGCCGTCAGGTCCGCGAGGTCCTCGCCGAGGCGGAGGAGCGCTTCCTCGCGGCGTACGAGACGGTCGAACCGAGTCCACTCGTGAGTGCGCTCTCTGACGTGCGACCAGCCGAGGACGTCGTCGTCGAACCGAGTACCGACCCAGCGGAACCAGAACCAGTGGCCGGCAACGGGAGCGACGCAGAGCCCCCATCGCAGGCCACCTCGGACGATCACGAATCCACTACCATGAACGACAGCGACCTGTTCGCGGACCTGCTCGACGACCGCGACCGACTCGACGACATGCTCGACGACGAGACGAACGACCCGTCGTCCGGGACGACCTCGGACGACGAATCGACCAGCGACCCACGGAGGTAG
- a CDS encoding type II secretion system F family protein — protein MARSVFDRVPVAALTLDVDSLADIGYPLYRRLFDGRSPPEEFERKLAEARLSTPVEVYLSKSLAVGLLAGVSLWLVGTFLGYLAFVVANVLSGPLIGVSIQNEGLLAFFANVRTPLLVLTTGVVFGTLGFAGGFGALLAYPYSVSYNRRRQINMLLPDAVSYMYALSVGGMNQLEVIQEMAKADDTYGEVSREFRSIVQETEYFDTDYRSAIRKQANSSPSDGLQAFLIDMLSIINSGGDMTEFLEEQKEKHMRTARQEQEDVLETLELFAEMYLTISLFPLLLIIVFVVMVLLGELSTSLLFVAVYGLIPITAVLFLGLVATVTRDEFGTGTISTEGENAWLEAETETGVWNRGLIEAFVGTYRIFGRIAERERIYDVVQVAKRPHHFFRDNPLYTLAVTVPATIALVGGLLATNAVPTTWNGLVRQPIWGTFVYLFAPLYVIALPLAVFHEWNVRSRTAVLETLTDDLRKLASVNDTGMTLLESIGTVGRTSSGKLARELQGMYDNVNYGMSLRESLVEFNNRYRIPRLARTVKLISKSQEASSQITTVLRTAATASENQDDLDRERRSRTRMQVAIIVMTFVAMLGVLVILKTQFIDVMAGLTDGSGRGSLGFGGAVDTGQLSLLFFHAISLQAVLTGISAGYLRNNSLLAGAKYVVALSTVALVVWTVVS, from the coding sequence ATGGCCCGCAGCGTCTTCGATCGGGTCCCGGTGGCCGCGTTGACCCTTGACGTCGATAGCCTCGCCGATATCGGGTACCCGCTGTACCGCCGCCTGTTCGACGGCCGTTCGCCACCCGAGGAGTTCGAACGGAAACTCGCCGAAGCGCGCCTGTCGACACCGGTGGAGGTCTACCTCTCGAAGTCGCTGGCGGTCGGACTGCTGGCCGGCGTCTCGCTGTGGCTCGTGGGGACCTTCCTCGGGTACCTCGCGTTCGTCGTCGCGAACGTCCTGTCCGGCCCGCTCATCGGCGTCTCGATACAGAACGAGGGGCTGCTCGCATTCTTCGCGAACGTGCGAACCCCGCTGCTCGTGCTCACGACCGGCGTCGTCTTCGGGACCCTCGGCTTCGCCGGCGGGTTCGGCGCACTCCTGGCGTACCCCTACTCGGTGTCGTACAATCGCCGTCGGCAGATCAACATGCTGTTGCCGGACGCCGTCTCGTACATGTACGCGCTCTCGGTCGGTGGCATGAACCAGCTAGAGGTCATCCAGGAGATGGCGAAGGCCGACGACACCTACGGCGAGGTCTCCCGTGAGTTCCGGAGCATCGTCCAGGAGACCGAGTACTTCGATACGGACTACCGGTCGGCGATCAGGAAGCAGGCGAACAGCTCGCCCAGCGACGGCCTGCAGGCGTTCCTGATCGACATGCTCTCGATCATCAACAGTGGTGGTGACATGACGGAGTTCCTCGAAGAACAGAAAGAAAAACACATGCGGACGGCCAGACAGGAACAGGAGGACGTCCTCGAGACCCTCGAACTGTTCGCGGAGATGTACCTCACCATCTCGTTGTTCCCGTTGCTCTTGATCATCGTCTTCGTCGTGATGGTGCTGCTCGGCGAACTCTCCACGTCGCTCCTGTTCGTAGCCGTCTACGGGCTGATTCCGATAACGGCGGTCCTCTTTTTGGGGCTCGTCGCCACCGTCACGCGTGACGAATTCGGCACGGGTACCATCTCGACCGAGGGCGAGAACGCGTGGCTCGAAGCCGAGACGGAGACGGGCGTCTGGAACCGCGGCCTGATCGAAGCCTTCGTCGGCACCTACCGCATCTTCGGCCGGATCGCCGAGCGGGAACGGATCTACGACGTGGTGCAGGTGGCGAAACGACCGCATCACTTCTTCCGCGACAACCCGCTGTACACGCTCGCCGTTACGGTGCCCGCCACGATCGCACTGGTCGGCGGGCTCCTGGCGACGAACGCGGTACCAACGACGTGGAACGGCCTGGTCCGGCAGCCGATCTGGGGGACGTTCGTCTACCTGTTCGCCCCGCTGTACGTGATCGCCCTCCCACTCGCGGTGTTCCACGAGTGGAACGTCCGCTCACGCACCGCGGTCCTCGAGACACTGACGGACGACCTCCGGAAGCTGGCCAGCGTGAACGACACCGGGATGACCCTGCTCGAATCCATCGGGACGGTCGGTCGGACCTCCTCTGGGAAACTCGCCCGGGAGCTTCAGGGGATGTACGACAACGTCAACTACGGGATGAGTCTGCGCGAGTCGCTCGTCGAGTTCAACAACCGGTACCGCATCCCGCGGCTGGCGCGGACCGTGAAACTCATCAGTAAGTCCCAGGAGGCGTCCAGTCAGATCACCACGGTGTTGCGGACCGCCGCGACCGCCAGCGAGAACCAGGACGACCTGGATCGCGAGCGCCGGTCCCGGACACGGATGCAGGTCGCCATCATCGTGATGACCTTCGTGGCGATGCTCGGCGTCCTCGTCATTCTCAAGACACAGTTCATCGACGTCATGGCCGGCCTGACCGACGGGAGCGGCCGAGGGTCGCTGGGCTTCGGTGGCGCGGTGGACACGGGCCAACTCTCGTTGCTGTTCTTCCACGCCATCTCGCTGCAGGCCGTCCTCACGGGCATCAGCGCCGGCTACCTCCGGAACAACAGCCTCCTCGCGGGCGCGAAGTACGTCGTCGCCCTCTCGACGGTCGCCCTCGTGGTGTGGACGGTGGTGAGCTGA
- a CDS encoding archaellin/type IV pilin N-terminal domain-containing protein has protein sequence MTEQETGRRERQTGDGGAPARAQTETIGVVILIGVTVIASVALVAAGASVIDSTQRSAEDTYVERSLVQFDARADEVSLGESTMARSDFGDTKGFRVDVQENAGRMTIVHHDANGDDDEVIYDETLGAVRLQRGETTLAYQGGGVWRSDGAGTVMVSKPAMNYRDQTLTFPVVRVQGSDSAMGAVRAVVRDGDYRTVPVFPNETATYASGVPYQNTLRYGHVTVTVGGEYYDGWARYWREHTTGRVSVDHANRTADLDLYAYGTLGSFQMPDEGEAIEVRGYAGAETLGNFSVDLAPDDTDAAQFDNLQWSMYAEEGDQQFEVHLRQGKRAHGEGACKTQTVDATVYYSETGGDTYEGWHADDAFTSECTDRDGDGVADETRLVANLTGETRLEQTELSSSHLTHFSPSGGTEISGDPGTFAATCDDPDCDESAPVGDLTGYYLAQLGMDFDIVVDDKSSDTVNENASSGYIEYPGEGRITYLHVTENTIDVELE, from the coding sequence CCTGATCGGTGTGACCGTCATCGCCAGCGTCGCCCTCGTCGCCGCGGGGGCGTCCGTGATCGACTCGACACAGCGGTCCGCCGAGGACACGTACGTCGAGCGGTCGCTGGTCCAGTTCGACGCCCGCGCGGACGAGGTATCGCTGGGGGAGTCGACCATGGCGCGATCGGATTTCGGTGACACGAAGGGTTTCCGGGTCGACGTCCAGGAGAACGCGGGTCGGATGACCATCGTCCACCACGACGCGAACGGCGATGACGACGAGGTCATCTACGACGAGACGCTCGGGGCCGTCAGGCTCCAGCGGGGGGAGACGACGCTGGCCTACCAGGGAGGGGGCGTCTGGCGCAGCGACGGAGCGGGGACGGTGATGGTGAGCAAGCCGGCGATGAACTACCGCGATCAGACACTCACATTCCCGGTCGTTCGCGTCCAGGGGAGTGACAGTGCGATGGGGGCCGTTCGGGCGGTGGTTCGTGACGGAGATTATCGGACGGTACCGGTGTTCCCGAACGAAACGGCCACCTACGCGAGCGGGGTTCCCTACCAGAATACGCTTCGCTACGGCCACGTCACGGTCACGGTCGGGGGTGAGTACTACGACGGCTGGGCCAGGTACTGGCGCGAACACACCACGGGACGGGTCTCCGTCGACCACGCGAACCGGACCGCGGATCTGGACCTCTACGCGTACGGCACGCTCGGGTCCTTCCAGATGCCCGACGAGGGGGAGGCCATCGAGGTTCGTGGCTACGCGGGGGCCGAGACGCTCGGGAACTTCAGCGTGGATCTCGCTCCCGACGATACCGATGCGGCACAGTTCGACAACCTGCAGTGGTCGATGTACGCCGAGGAGGGTGACCAGCAGTTCGAGGTCCATCTCAGGCAGGGAAAACGGGCCCACGGCGAGGGAGCGTGTAAGACCCAGACCGTCGATGCGACGGTGTACTATAGCGAGACCGGCGGAGACACCTACGAGGGTTGGCACGCCGACGACGCGTTCACGTCGGAATGTACCGACCGGGACGGGGATGGCGTGGCGGACGAGACCCGCCTCGTGGCGAACCTGACGGGCGAGACCAGACTGGAGCAGACCGAACTGTCCAGCAGTCACCTGACGCACTTCTCGCCGTCGGGGGGTACTGAGATCTCGGGCGATCCGGGGACCTTCGCGGCCACGTGCGACGATCCCGACTGCGACGAGTCGGCCCCGGTCGGCGACCTGACCGGGTACTACCTCGCCCAGCTCGGGATGGACTTCGACATCGTCGTCGACGACAAGTCCTCGGATACGGTGAACGAGAACGCCTCTTCGGGGTACATCGAGTATCCCGGCGAGGGCCGAATCACGTATCTCCACGTCACGGAGAACACCATCGACGTCGAACTGGAATGA
- a CDS encoding 50S ribosomal protein P1, producing MEYALAALILNETGEEINEHNLTAVLEAAGAPIVESRTKALVAALEGVDLDTATRGESVTDGGRFIFEDTESAGETNGDSAATESNEVTKAESADSEPDGA from the coding sequence ATGGAATACGCACTCGCAGCACTCATCCTGAACGAGACGGGCGAAGAGATCAACGAACACAACCTGACCGCGGTCCTCGAGGCGGCCGGTGCACCGATAGTGGAATCGCGCACCAAGGCGCTCGTCGCCGCCCTCGAGGGGGTGGACCTGGACACGGCGACGCGGGGCGAATCGGTGACCGACGGCGGTCGATTCATCTTCGAGGACACCGAATCGGCCGGTGAGACGAACGGGGATTCCGCGGCTACCGAATCGAACGAGGTGACCAAGGCCGAGAGCGCGGATTCCGAACCGGACGGGGCATAG
- a CDS encoding alpha/beta hydrolase, with protein MNWERLLVWTVGTLLVAASLGVGVVGTPYAATPDELQTVEKNPAVTVSSLGDGYVLSPGAGAVERDGDTPTALVFYPGGRVHPNAYVPVLAPVVERTGVTIFIPKPPLYLAVFDVDMAGQIITDHPEIEQWFVGGHSLGGAMACRYVARSPGQVSGLVLFGSYCDRDVGAADVRVLSVRGERDGILDAESARNNRENLPADGTIEVTIEGMNHSQFGGYGGQAGDARATIPDEGAHEALQDALVEFLRSNDGEAVAGFAFGPLGRADGEGNER; from the coding sequence ATGAACTGGGAACGGCTCCTCGTCTGGACGGTCGGTACCCTCCTCGTCGCCGCCAGCCTCGGCGTCGGCGTCGTCGGAACACCCTACGCCGCGACGCCGGACGAATTGCAGACGGTCGAGAAGAATCCGGCGGTCACGGTCTCCTCGCTGGGGGATGGCTACGTGCTCTCACCTGGAGCGGGGGCCGTCGAGCGGGACGGGGACACACCGACTGCGCTCGTGTTCTATCCCGGGGGGCGCGTGCACCCGAATGCCTACGTTCCGGTGCTTGCACCGGTCGTCGAACGGACCGGGGTGACGATCTTCATTCCGAAGCCACCGCTGTACCTGGCGGTCTTCGACGTCGACATGGCTGGTCAGATCATCACCGACCACCCCGAGATCGAGCAGTGGTTCGTCGGCGGTCACTCGCTCGGCGGCGCGATGGCGTGTCGCTACGTCGCTCGCAGTCCCGGCCAGGTGTCTGGGCTCGTACTCTTTGGCTCGTACTGCGACCGAGACGTCGGAGCGGCCGACGTCAGGGTGCTCTCCGTCCGGGGCGAGCGTGATGGGATCCTCGATGCGGAGTCCGCCCGGAACAACCGGGAGAACCTCCCGGCGGACGGGACGATCGAGGTGACCATCGAGGGGATGAATCACTCGCAGTTTGGCGGCTACGGCGGTCAGGCCGGTGACGCCCGGGCGACGATCCCGGACGAGGGTGCCCACGAAGCGCTGCAGGATGCACTCGTCGAGTTCCTCCGATCGAACGACGGCGAGGCCGTCGCCGGGTTCGCCTTCGGGCCCCTGGGCCGGGCTGACGGCGAGGGCAACGAGAGATAG